The region CCTTGGACATAATGCAGGTCATGTTGAAGATCTTCTAAAAGGGCATCGACATAAGCCTGCTGTGGCAACTCACCATTTTGACCATGGGAGTTGAAATCACAATATGGGCATTTTTGTACGCACCATGGTATATGGATGTATAGACTCAGAGGCGGTAGTGATAATTTTACTGATTGCATGATAGTTACTTGATAATCCCTTTGGCTTTCATGGCGTCCACAAGCAAAGTGAGCGCTAAACCACGATGACTTAATTGATTCTTCTGTTCGCTTGAAAGATTTGCTGCTGTGATATCAAACCCGTGCGGAACAAATATAGGGTCGTAGCCATGACCTTGTTCACCTTGAGGAGATAAAGCGATAGTGCCTTCCCAAGCTGCTTGGCAAACAATGGGAGTGGGATCTTTTGCATGACGCATATAAACCAAAACACATTGAAAGCGAGCTTTACGTTCAGTTTGACCGTTAAGAGCTGACAATAGTTTAAGATAGTTATCTTTCTCGCTCGCGCCTTCTCCGCCATAACGGGCTGAATATATGCCAGGTGCCCCTTGTAGTGCATCGACCTCTAATCCTGAGTCATCAGCAATGGCTGCTTTACCCGTTATCTCTGCTGCATGGCGTGCTTTAATGATGGCATTTTCGATAAAGGTTGTGCCTGTTTCAGCCACTTCCGGAACGTTAAATTGATTCTGCGGTAAAATTTCAATATCAAACTGGGCTAACATTTGATCAAATTCTTTAAGTTTACCTTTGTTGCCACTGGCTAAAACAATCTGTTGCATGGAATACCTTTTTGTATTGAATTGGGCGTAACACTGACGGCCAATTAGTGCTGTTAAAATAGCTGAAATAAGGCCATTTACAGCAAGTGAAATAGAGAAAGCGAATAACTAATGGCTTAATGATACCTGTGCACAGAATCGATAAACAGATTAAAAGTAAAAAACAGTGCTGCATTGGGCAATGTAGAAACAAAAAAGCTAAACCCTGAAGAGTTTAGCTTTTTTTAGGAGCAGTCTTTTAGTTTAAATAACTTGTTTTAGGTAGCCTAGTAGATTACTCAACATAGAACTTTTGCTTAAACTTTAATGAAGTATTTAGTTTGTTGCTGTGCTTTATCGTCAAATTAAAGTTAATCTCTTGATCATCGCGATAGGGTACTTGTGCGATGTAATAAATCGACTTACCTTCACGAATTTCTTTAAAGTCCAATGTCATTCTTGCATCAAGTAAGTTATTTGCCACGCCAGAAATATCAACAGCGACTGCAGGGTTACCTTCTTGACTCGTATCTAAAACGGCAATATTGACAATACCATTATAATTACTGCGCTCAATACCGTACGTCTTGGCAATAGCGGGTGTGATAAAGGTGCTGCTTAACGCCATATAATGAATATCATAATTACCGACCTTTTGTTTTTGTTCTGCCTGAACGGTCGTTAGGGTACTCATTAAAATAATAAAACTACATATAAGGGTGCGAAACATAATCTAAATCCTTGATCTTCTCAGTGTAAGTGACATTTAACATTCGATAATCACGTTCATTATCAGTGTCAGTTTACTGAAGAGTTGATTCACTAATAGAGTGTATCGCTAAGTATAGAGAATTTTGAGTTAAATCACCCGTTATCAAGCAAGTTAATAACGGCTTTATGTAACGATATATGATGTGAATAGCTTGATTTTTTGGTGATTATTAAGTCATCAAAGCTGAAATTTCGCTAGGAATAATGGTCGGTGATACTACCTTAACGTGTTTATGTCTGCCTTGTAGCCCTTTAAGCACTTCAATATTTGCTTTAGGAACTTTAAAAGCCTTAGCAAGGTATTTGACTAAATGCAGATTGGCTTTACCGTCAATTGGCGGCGCTGTAATGGCTATCTTTAATTCATCGCCATGCAAACCAATAATCTTATCGCGACTGGCTTTTGGTTGAATATAAAGATTCAGCAACAGATCTTGCTGTTGCTGAATAATGGCAGGCATCTAATTTGCTCGTTATTTATAGGCTAGGTATGTATAGATCACGTATTTACAGAATAAGTTTTTATACCAGAGTCCAAAACGGAATGTATTGCGCTAATAAAATATTGAGAAAGTTCATGCCTATTAGTACCAACATCACTGATAAATCCAGACCACCCATAGGAGGTAATATTCTACGTATCGGACGCAGGAATGGCTCAGTGAGTTGATCTAACACCATGACAATAGGGTTGTGACCTTGGTTAAACCAACTCAACAGTGCGCGAAGGATAAGTACCATGAAAAGTAAAAAACCAGCTTCTTTTAACACTGAAACTAAAGAGAACAGACCTAAAACTAATGGGTCAAATTGTCCATTGGGGGTGATTGCCGTCAAGATTGAGAACTTGATTAACACTACAAGGAAAGCCAATACGATTGAGGCCGTATCCACACTGCCCATCGAAGGTAAAACTCGACGCATTGGCGCGATAATAGGTTGAGTCGCCTTGATAACAAATTGGCTGAATGGATTATAAAAATCAGCTCTTGCTAATTGAAGCCAAAAACGCAGTAAAACAACCATGAGGTAAAGACCAAAAACGGTATCGATTAAGAAATATAATGCATTCATTTAGTTTGCCTTGTTGGTCAAAAATTATCGTATTGTCTGAATGTGAAAATAGTACAAGTGAAAATAGTACATTCGAAAATAGTAAAGAACGAGTTTAAAGCAGTAATCTTACTTATTACTTAAAGTAGACTCGTTCAGGGTATTTTCCATTAAATATTGTCTGTTTAAAATGTTTTTGCCATTTCTTCTGCTCGTTTTATGCAGTTTGTCATAGCTTGGTCGACTAAACCGCGTAAATCACCTTGCTCAAGGGTCTCAACTGCTTGAGCCGTTGTGCCACCTTTTGAGGTGACATTGTTTCTTAATTCAGCTAATGAAAGTTGCGGGTTTTGAATAACCATTTGAGCCGCCCCTAAAGCGGCTTGTTGAGCTAGCGCCCTTGCTGTTTGCTCATCCATACCTGTTTTAACACCATGGGCAATCATTGACTCAATAAATAAGAAAAAGTATGCAGGTGAACTGCCTGCTAAAGCAATGACTTGGTTGAGTTCATCTTCAGTATTAACCCAGACAATTTCACCGCCGCTTTTCATCAAGGTTTCACAGATTTGCTTATGGTCTGCTGAAATTGAATCATCTGCGTATATGCCAGTCATACCCACACCAATTTGAGTCGGTGTATTTGGCATGGTACGAATAAGCTTTATTGGCTGTTTGAAAAACGCTTGATATCGCGCCACTGGAATACCTGCAGCGATAGTGATTAATAACTTATCAGATAAATCTAAGTGACTTAATTGCTCACATACTGTTTGCATTAGCTGAGGTTTAACACTCAGGACGATGACATCAGCGTCATTTGCGGCAGCAATATTATCGTGTGAAATGCCAATATTAAAATCAGATTTTAACGCATCTAATTTCCCAACACTTGGATTGGTAGCATGAACTAAATGAGTTGGGTAACCATGGGCTACTAAACCACTGATAATAGAACGAGGCATATTGCCTGCACCGATGAAACATACTTTTGCTTGAGTCATTTTATGGGTCACTTTTATTTTTGCCCATCAATTTATTAATGCAGGCAGATATGTAGGGGGCTTTTTAGTTTGTTTATTAAAAATCTATTACTTCTAACTATTAATATTTGGGCTCTTTGGTCACTTTACAAGTAAGCCTATACAAGTAAACCTAGATATATCTTGGTTAATCTAGGTTAATTCAAGCTAAAATCATAATGATTATTATTACAGTCGATGTGCAGGTTACTAGTACTTTGATAATCAATAGAGTCGTTGTGAATAGAATAGATTATGGATAATCACGAGCGCCAAAGATAGCCGTACCAATCCTTACCATGGTCGAACCATGCTCAATGGCAACACTAAGATCATTACTCATGCCCATGGAGAGTGTATCCATTTGTGGATAATCACTTTGTAATAGCAAGTAAAGACGCTGTAACTTAGCGAATTCAGCCTGTTGAATCGTAATATCAGTTGTGGCGGTTGGTATTGCCATTAAGCCCCTCAGGTTTAAATTTGGCAAAGCCGATATTGTTTTAGCTATTGCTGCCACTTCATCAACCAAAGCCCCTGATTTTGATACTTCCTCACTAATATTCACTTGAATACACACTTGTAGAGGTTGTTTATCTGATGGCCTTTGTTCATTTAAACGTTTGGCAATTTTGTCTCGACTGAGAGTGTGCATCCAATCAAAGTGTTCTGCAATGATGCGTGACTTGTTTGACTGTAATGGGCCAATGAAGTGCCATTCAATATCAGAATAGTGTTCTTTTAATGAAAGAACTTTTTCTTCACCTTCTTGCACGTAATTTTCACCAAAGCAGCGCTGTCCAGCCTGATATGCCTCAATCATGGCAGATATAGGTTTGGTTTTGCTTACTGCAAGTAAGGTTATTTCATCACTGTTACGTGAGCAATTATGCGCCGCTTGTGCAATTTGGCTCTGGGCGATTGATATTCGGTCTGCTATTGTTGTCATATTGTTTTTATTTGTTTAATTGGATGTCATTAACCATGGAAATAACTGAGTTACTTGCCTTTAGTGTAAAACATAAAGCATCGGATCTACACCTTTCAGCAGGTGTTTCTCCAATGATTCGAGTTGATGGTGAAGTTAGAAAAATTAATTTACCCGCGTTAGATCACCAAGCTGTTCATGGTTTGGTCTATGACATCATGAATGATAAGCAGCGTAAGGACTACGAAGAACATCTAGAAATCGATTTCTCGTTTGAAGTGCCTAATCTAGCTCGATTCCGTGTGAATGCTTTTAACCAATCACGTGGTGCCGGTGCTGTTTTTCGTACAATTCCAAGTGATATCTTATCACTTGAGCAATTAGGTGCCCCTGAAATATTCAAAAAGATTTCTAGCTTTCCCCGTGGTTTAGTTCTAGTAACAGGTCCTACGGGTTCAGGTAAGTCGACCACATTAGCAGCCATGGTTGATTATATTAATAACGAACGCCATGACCATATTCTCACCATTGAAGACCCAATAGAATTCGTCCATCAAAATAAACAATGTCTGGTCAACCAACGTGAAGTACATAAGCATACTCACAGTTTCGATGCTGCACTTCGAAGTGCGTTACGTGAAGATCCCGACGTTATTCTTGTTGGTGAAATGCGTGACCTTGAGACTATTCGTCTTGCAATGACAGCGGCAGAAACAGGTCACTTAGTATTTGGTACCTTGCATACCACCTCAGCGGCTAAAACTGTTGACCGTATCGTCGATGTATTCCCAGCTGGTGAAAAAGACATGGTTCGCACCATGTTATCTGAATCTTTACAGGCTGTTATTTCACAGACCTTGATTAAAAAGGTGGGCGGCGGCCGAGTTGCAGCACATGAAATTATGATGGGAACACCGGCTATTCGTAACCTTATTCGTGAAGATAAAGTCGCGCAAATGTATTCAGCTATTCAAACCGGTATGTCACATGGCATGCAAACCCTTGAACAGTGCCTACAGAATCTAGTCAATCGCGGGCTTATTAGTCGTGATGATGCAATGTCAAAAAGCTCAAATAAACAAGCTAACTTTTAAAGGAAAGTAAGATGGATGTTCGTCCTTTTTTAAAGGTAATGGTTGAGCGTAAAGCATCAGATTTATTTGTCACCGCAGGTTTTCCACCTAGTGCCAAAATCGATGGTGAACTTCGTCCGTTGTCAGACAATAATTTTAGCCCTGAGCAATCGTTAGAGTTTGTTGAGTCATTGATGACTGACGTTCAAAAGCAAGAATTTCACGAATCCCGTGAATGTAACTTTGCTTTTGCTGCAAAAGAGCTTGGCCGATTTCGTGTCAGTGCCTTTTGGCAGCGCGAATCTCCGGGTTGTGTTATGCGCCGCATTGAAACCAAAATACCTGAAGTTGATGACTTAAAACTGCCGCCTATCCTTAAAGATTTGGTGATGAGTAAACGTGGTTTAATCATCATGGTTGGTGGTACCGGTACCGGTAAATCAACCTCATTAGCATCACTAGTCGGTTATCGAAATGCCCATGCCCGTGGCCATATTCTCACGATTGAAGATCCTGTGGAATTTGTTCATGATCATCGCAAGAGTATTATTACTCAGCGGGAAGTCGGCATTGATACCGATTCGTTTGATGCAGCACTAAAAAGTTCATTACGTCAGGCGCCTGATGTTATCTTGATTGGTGAGATCCGTACTCAAGAGACCATGGAGTTTGCATTGTCGTTCGCTGAAACGGGTCACTTATGTATGGCAACATTGCATGCTAACAACGCTAACCAAGCATTAGACCGTATTATGCATCTTGTTCCAGAAAGTAAGCATAACCAGTTATTGTTCGATTTATCGTTAAACCTTCGCGGTATTGTGGCGCAGCAACTGGTGCCTAAATCCGATGGTTCAGGTCGACGAGCTGCCATTGAAGTGTTAATTAATACCCCACGTATCGCCAGTTTGATTGCCAAAAATGAACTGCATTTACTCAAAGAAACAATGGGTAAATCACGAGAGCAGGGCATGCAGACTTTTGACCAAGCATTATTAGATTTATACGTTGAAAAAGAGATTAGCTACGCTGATGCATTGCATCATGCTGACTCGCCAAATGACTTACGCTTGATGATTAAATTACAAAATAATGATGCTAATTCATCTGGCATGATGGATGGTGTCACTTTAGATATGGATTAACTTTAGTTAATGTAACCTGTTTACTACAGTGGGTTAAATTAATATTAACTAGCTCGTAACAATTGGTGGGAGGCCAAAGCAAAAGCTTTGGCTTTTCTATTTTTAACCAAATGCTTACCATCGCAGTTCTGATAGTTTGCTATAATTTAAGACCAACTACCTTTCCCCTAGGAATATCATGTTTTCTTTTAATAAAACGTTAATAGCAACATCGCTAATAACGGCCATTTCAGCTATGTCTTTTTCGGCCAATGCCGTAAGTGTCAGTGATGAGCTCGATATTGGGGGGGCGGTAAGAGTTAATTACGGTTGGCAAGATTACAATGACGATGGCGGCACCCTTGAGTTTGAATTATTCAGAGTAGATGTAAATTACAAATCTGAAAGTGGATTATTCGCTTCAGCCCAATATCGCTGGTACGAATATATGGATGTGGTTCACCATGCCTACATGGGATACCAGTTTGATGAAAATCAAAAAGTCCAAGTCGGTGTTACACAAGTGCCATTTGGCATCATGCCTTATGCATCGCATTCTTTTTGGTTTGGTGCGACATATTACTTGGGTTTAGAAGATGATTACGGTGCAGGTATTCATTACCAATATGAAGGAAATGGCTGGCGTTACGATGCCGCTTACTTTGCCAATGATGAATATGGTGATGGTAGCCGCTTCGATCGTTATTCATTTGATGTGGGTACCACGGAAGATTCACCCTATGAAGAAGCTGGGCAGTTAAACCTGCGAATTGAAAAAAGCTTTGGTGAAGAATTTAAGAGTAAAATTGGTGCATCATTTCAATATGCCAACTTAGATTACAAGCCTGAAGGCTTTGAGAATGCTGTAGAAGGCGAAGATACTACCAGTGTTACCGCTGGCGTACATTGGCAGTTAGATTGGCAACAATGGCAATTACAAACCCAATATATTCATTATGATTATGATCTAGAAAATTCAAATCGTATTACTTTAGCCGCATTTGCCGCGCCATTTGAAATAGCTGCTAAAGCTGATGTTGTAACGTTAAACGTATCTCGTCAATTTGATGTTGATTGGGGACCAGTTAGTCAGTTGAATTGTTATAACGATTACAGTCATGTGATGGCTTCAGGTGATGGCCTGGATGACTCAATCCAAAACGTCACCGGTTGTATGGTTACAGCAGGAAAATTCTATACCTACCTTGATTGGATTGCAGGCAAAAATATGTGGTTTGCTGGTGGAGAAGGCATCGGTATTGATAACGGTAATACTGATTGGCATTCTAGAATGAATATCAATGTTGGCTTTTATTTCTAAAAAAGCTATCGCAGGTTGATCTAATTAGTATTAATCAGCGTATTCTCACTCGTGGCCAATAGAATTAAAACTAGATTAATACTAGATTAAATAATATTTAGCCACGAGTATGAATAACTAGAACTGATACTTACTTTTAGAAACATGTTAGAAAGGAATCAAAAATGAACAAGCTTATATTATCTGCAGGCCTAATTGGATTAACTGTTAGTGCATTTTCAAGCAGTGCTTTAGCAAATAGTTGCCCAGAATATCTTGATGTAGAAGCTAGAAAGCTCCATTCAGAAGAAACTGTAGATTTATGCGAGCTAACTGCGGGTAAGCCAGTATTAATTGTTAATACTGCCAGTAACTGTGGCTTTACACCACAATTCAAAGCGCTTGAATCATTACATCAACAATATAAAGACGACTTAGTGGTTATCGGTTTTCCATCTGATGATTTCTTTCAAGAAGAAGATGACGAAGCAAAAACAGCAGATGTCTGTTTCTTAAATTATGGTGTGACCTTCACCATGGTGTCTACTTCACCCGTTAGAGGCAGTGATGCCAACTCGGTATTTTCTTATTTAGGTGAGAAAACTGCAGCACCTAAATGGAATTTTTACAAATACTTAGTGACTGCTGACGGTGAAACTGTGCAGCAATTCAACTCTCGAGTAAAACCGGATAGCGAAGAACTGAAAAAAGCGATAGAGTCTATTCTATAAATGTAATATTGCTATAAAGCATAAGCTTGCAATAGATTCGTGCTGATAACAGCCGACTTGATGACGTTACTTACTTAGAATCTTCTGAGTAAAAGCATCATCATTTTTCACTTTTTCGGAGACAGCTTTGTATAAATTTTCTGGTTTAAGTAAAGAAGACGGTCATAAAAGTCGCGGTAAAACTGGCGTGCTTTTAATGAACTTGGGTACACCTGACGAACCAACCCCTTCCGCTGTACGACGTTATTTAGCTGAGTTCTTAGCTGATGGTCGAGTGGTAGAGATCCCTAAGCTGATATGGATGCTAATTTTACATGGGATCATTCTTAGAGTTCGCCCTGCAAAATCAGCAGCATTGTACAAAGAAGTTTGGACTAAAGATGGTTCGCCATTAATGGACATCAGTCTTCGCCAGCAAGCTAAGCTAGATGCCTTGTTTAAAGAACACGATGTTGATGCCTCTGTGCATTTATCGATGCGTTATGGTAACCCTTCAACACCGAGTGTTTTGCAAAAAATGCATAAAGACGGTATCGATAAAATTATCGTTCTGCCGCTATATCCTCAGTATGCTGCGCCAACTACGGGGTCAGCTTTTGATTCAATAGCGAAAGAATTATGTAAGTGGCGTTATATCCCAGCACTGCATTTTATTAATACTTACCACGACGAACCTGATTTTATTGATGCGATAGCTAATTCAATTCAAGCAGACTTTGATGCCAATGGTAAACCTGAAAAATTGGTACTGTCATATCACGGTATGCCAGAGCGTAATCTGCACTTGGGCGATCCGTATTATTGCTTCTGCGTTAAAAGTACTCGCCTTGTGGTTGAGAAATTGGGCCTGTCAGAAGATGAGTATGTGATGACATTCCAATCTCGCTTTGGCAAAGCTAAATGGTTGCAACCATATACTGATGCCACAATGGAATCGCTAGCTAGTGAAGGTATTACTGATATTGCCGTTATATGCCCGGCATTTAGTGCCGATTGCTTAGAAACATTAGAAGAGATTAAAGGTGAGAACCGCGAAGTATTTGAACATGCTGGTGGTAAAAAATTCCGTTATATCGAATGTTTGAATGATAACGATGACCACATCAACATGATGGCGAATCTCGTTAAACCTTACTTATAATGATTAGTGTATAACTGTTATTAAACTCATCGTTTATTAAAATATCCGTTAATCTAGTAAATAAAAAGGAGCTGGTTAGGCTCCTTTTCTATTTCCTATTTAACAGCCTATGTCTAGATGCTGTTGCCTAGCATTTTATGAAAATTGGTTTTCAAAATAGCTTTCGATAATAAGGACTGCAGAGACTGCATCAACTTGACCTTTTGTTAGCTTTTTAAAACCACCTAGTTCAAATAGTCTGGCTTTAGCATCGGCAGTTGTTAGCCTTTCATCTTGCGTAGCGACCTTAACGCCAAAGCGTCCACTTATTCGATTAGCAAACTTTCGAGCGCGCTGAGTCATTTCTTGTTCGGTTCCATCCATATTTAATGGAAGACCTACAACAACTAAGTCGGGTTGCCATTCTTTGATTAATGATTCGATTTCTTCCCACTTCGGAATACCATCATTCGCTTTAATCGCGCCTATTGGAGTCGCGCTTGCTGTAATTTCTTGCCCAACAGCTGCACCGATACTCTTGGTGCCGAAATCAAATCCCAGAACTGTTTTAGATTGCATTATAAACTCAGTTAATTTTTAGAATAGATGCATAAGCTGTTATGTAAACAGCTAAACAATATTAATAATTTGGTGAATCTTAGACCTGTGAATAATAGACTTTTGAGTGAAGAAAGGTAGATTATGAATGACCTACTTGAGATGATATTTGCCAAATGTCAAAGCCTAACTGTTTAGTCGCTTCTGTCCAAAGCTGTTCAATATCTTGATTAAATACCAATTCAGGTGTGGCTTCGATGGTGAGCCAAGTATTTTCAGCAAGCTCATCTTCTAATTGATCCTTACTCCAACCTGCGTAGCCTAGAGCAACTTTAAACTGTTTTGGAGAATCTTTACCGCCTAAAGAATTAAGTACGTCCCTTGAGGTTGTTAACATACAAAACTCACTCACTGACTCACTATTAACCCAATCTTGCTGAGGAGTATGCAGTACAAAGCCTCTATCGGTATCCACTGGTCCACCCAAAAGTACTGACTCTTCTAATTCAAGACTTAATTCCGTTTTATTGGCTAAACCAATTTGTTCTAAAAGCTCATCAATAACGATGTTGGTAGAGCGATTGATCATGACACCCATGGCGCCTTTTTCGTTATGTTCACAGATATAAATAACTGAACGCTCAAAAAAAGAGTCATCTAAAGACGGCATAGCAATTAACAGATGACCTTGTAAACTATCCATTGTTTATCCTTTTATTAAAGCATTACTGAGATTTAAATGATCAATCGGCTTTATTGAAACGTAAATTCATTATGTAGTCAGAGGCAATGGTTAACCACCTGCTAATTTTACTGTGTAATTCATTTTTTCTAACAATAACTTAATTTTTTCGCGGTCATCAGTCTGCACTTCTATAGCGAAATCTTTTACAGTCCCACCACATCCGCATTGCTTTTTAAGCTTTTGCGCTAATACTTTTAACTCTTTTTCATTAAGCCCAAGCCCTTTTAAAACGCTTACGCCTTTGCCTTTACGGCCTTTGCTGTCTTTATGTATTCTAACAATACCATCACCTTCGGGGATTTCAGCAGTCGCCTTTGGTTGATCAATTTTGCCACCATCGGTGCTGTATACTAAAGAAACATTAGGATCGATTCGCATAGAAATAGTCATATTTATCAAAAATTGGAAGTATAAACAGTTTAGCAAACTAACTCTATTGGCTAAAGGGAACAGGGGTAACAAGATAAAAATACTCTTTTTGCTTATATTACTGATTCTTGAGTTAGATGATGCTTTTAGTTAGAGGATGAATAAACACAGCTAGTTACTATAAATAGTTGATGATTAGAGGTTTGCTATGTAAGCTATTTATTAACCTACTTAAATCTTTAGATTTACTATTTTAAATAGAAACAGCCTGTTGGCTTGTTATTCGGAGTTATTATGAAAAAGTTATTCGTGGCCGTTGCAGTTATAGCATTAAGTGCCTGTAGCTCGTTAAAAACCAATAGTGATTACGATCCTGCTGTTTCGTTTGATCAATATAAAACCTATTCATGGGTAGAAAAGAAAAACGAAGATACAAGTTATCACTTAGATGGTCTGATGGATCAACGTGTTAGAGAGGCTGTTAATTCTCAACTTGGTATGAAAGGTTTATCTAAAGCACCTGTTGCTGAGGCAGACCTGCTAGTTAATTACTTAACCAAAGTAGACAAAAAAATTAATGTCGATACTTTCAATACTAGCTATGGCTACTATCCATACTATGGCCGCCGTGGCGGTTGGGGTGGAGCTGGTATGAACACTCAAACCACAGTGCGTGAATATGAAGTGGGTACGCTGATTATTGATTTAGTGGATAACAAAACCGGTAATCTAGTATGGCGCGGCAGTGTGGCTGACACTATCCGTAATAAAAATACCCCCGAAGAGCGGGTTCAAATAGTGAACGACGCAATTTCAAAAGTAATGGTTAACTTTCCACCAAAGCCTGAAGTAAAGTAGCTTTAAATTTAAATGATAAAAATCAGTATCTTGATAGATACTGATTTTGTTTTTTTTATTTAACCGCTATTTTAATGAAAAAGTTTTTGAATTAATTTCTTCATATTTTTCCAATATCTCTATTTTCAACCGCTAAAATTTATTGTTTTAAAAACCTTTCACTTACTCTCTTAGCTTTGTTAAAATTAACAGCCTTGGGTTTAGGTTGTTCTGGCATTTGAGAACGGTTCATTAGTCGGTTTTTAATTTATTATTTCGCAAGCAGTTTATGAATGTAAATCTGACTAAAAATCAGTCTTTGAAAGACTTGCATCTTGGTGTGATTTTTTATTTTTCACTTTAACTAAGGGTGTTTACAACATTAATTTAATTTAATTTTCAATAGAGACTTTTGCTGGCTAGTAATTTCATAAATTATGTTAAATTAGGCTATAGATAGTTTTTTTATGCTATAAGAACTGCGGTTGATTTTTGAACTAAACTGATTCGGAACTTGTCAAGGTTT is a window of Shewanella donghaensis DNA encoding:
- the rdgB gene encoding RdgB/HAM1 family non-canonical purine NTP pyrophosphatase, whose protein sequence is MQQIVLASGNKGKLKEFDQMLAQFDIEILPQNQFNVPEVAETGTTFIENAIIKARHAAEITGKAAIADDSGLEVDALQGAPGIYSARYGGEGASEKDNYLKLLSALNGQTERKARFQCVLVYMRHAKDPTPIVCQAAWEGTIALSPQGEQGHGYDPIFVPHGFDITAANLSSEQKNQLSHRGLALTLLVDAMKAKGIIK
- a CDS encoding DUF4426 domain-containing protein; translated protein: MFRTLICSFIILMSTLTTVQAEQKQKVGNYDIHYMALSSTFITPAIAKTYGIERSNYNGIVNIAVLDTSQEGNPAVAVDISGVANNLLDARMTLDFKEIREGKSIYYIAQVPYRDDQEINFNLTIKHSNKLNTSLKFKQKFYVE
- the yggU gene encoding DUF167 family protein YggU, with amino-acid sequence MPAIIQQQQDLLLNLYIQPKASRDKIIGLHGDELKIAITAPPIDGKANLHLVKYLAKAFKVPKANIEVLKGLQGRHKHVKVVSPTIIPSEISALMT
- a CDS encoding YggT family protein, whose translation is MNALYFLIDTVFGLYLMVVLLRFWLQLARADFYNPFSQFVIKATQPIIAPMRRVLPSMGSVDTASIVLAFLVVLIKFSILTAITPNGQFDPLVLGLFSLVSVLKEAGFLLFMVLILRALLSWFNQGHNPIVMVLDQLTEPFLRPIRRILPPMGGLDLSVMLVLIGMNFLNILLAQYIPFWTLV
- the proC gene encoding pyrroline-5-carboxylate reductase — encoded protein: MTQAKVCFIGAGNMPRSIISGLVAHGYPTHLVHATNPSVGKLDALKSDFNIGISHDNIAAANDADVIVLSVKPQLMQTVCEQLSHLDLSDKLLITIAAGIPVARYQAFFKQPIKLIRTMPNTPTQIGVGMTGIYADDSISADHKQICETLMKSGGEIVWVNTEDELNQVIALAGSSPAYFFLFIESMIAHGVKTGMDEQTARALAQQAALGAAQMVIQNPQLSLAELRNNVTSKGGTTAQAVETLEQGDLRGLVDQAMTNCIKRAEEMAKTF
- a CDS encoding YggS family pyridoxal phosphate-dependent enzyme produces the protein MTTIADRISIAQSQIAQAAHNCSRNSDEITLLAVSKTKPISAMIEAYQAGQRCFGENYVQEGEEKVLSLKEHYSDIEWHFIGPLQSNKSRIIAEHFDWMHTLSRDKIAKRLNEQRPSDKQPLQVCIQVNISEEVSKSGALVDEVAAIAKTISALPNLNLRGLMAIPTATTDITIQQAEFAKLQRLYLLLQSDYPQMDTLSMGMSNDLSVAIEHGSTMVRIGTAIFGARDYP
- a CDS encoding type IV pilus twitching motility protein PilT, with the protein product MEITELLAFSVKHKASDLHLSAGVSPMIRVDGEVRKINLPALDHQAVHGLVYDIMNDKQRKDYEEHLEIDFSFEVPNLARFRVNAFNQSRGAGAVFRTIPSDILSLEQLGAPEIFKKISSFPRGLVLVTGPTGSGKSTTLAAMVDYINNERHDHILTIEDPIEFVHQNKQCLVNQREVHKHTHSFDAALRSALREDPDVILVGEMRDLETIRLAMTAAETGHLVFGTLHTTSAAKTVDRIVDVFPAGEKDMVRTMLSESLQAVISQTLIKKVGGGRVAAHEIMMGTPAIRNLIREDKVAQMYSAIQTGMSHGMQTLEQCLQNLVNRGLISRDDAMSKSSNKQANF
- a CDS encoding PilT/PilU family type 4a pilus ATPase, which encodes MDVRPFLKVMVERKASDLFVTAGFPPSAKIDGELRPLSDNNFSPEQSLEFVESLMTDVQKQEFHESRECNFAFAAKELGRFRVSAFWQRESPGCVMRRIETKIPEVDDLKLPPILKDLVMSKRGLIIMVGGTGTGKSTSLASLVGYRNAHARGHILTIEDPVEFVHDHRKSIITQREVGIDTDSFDAALKSSLRQAPDVILIGEIRTQETMEFALSFAETGHLCMATLHANNANQALDRIMHLVPESKHNQLLFDLSLNLRGIVAQQLVPKSDGSGRRAAIEVLINTPRIASLIAKNELHLLKETMGKSREQGMQTFDQALLDLYVEKEISYADALHHADSPNDLRLMIKLQNNDANSSGMMDGVTLDMD
- a CDS encoding glutathione peroxidase, which gives rise to MNKLILSAGLIGLTVSAFSSSALANSCPEYLDVEARKLHSEETVDLCELTAGKPVLIVNTASNCGFTPQFKALESLHQQYKDDLVVIGFPSDDFFQEEDDEAKTADVCFLNYGVTFTMVSTSPVRGSDANSVFSYLGEKTAAPKWNFYKYLVTADGETVQQFNSRVKPDSEELKKAIESIL
- the hemH gene encoding ferrochelatase, which encodes MYKFSGLSKEDGHKSRGKTGVLLMNLGTPDEPTPSAVRRYLAEFLADGRVVEIPKLIWMLILHGIILRVRPAKSAALYKEVWTKDGSPLMDISLRQQAKLDALFKEHDVDASVHLSMRYGNPSTPSVLQKMHKDGIDKIIVLPLYPQYAAPTTGSAFDSIAKELCKWRYIPALHFINTYHDEPDFIDAIANSIQADFDANGKPEKLVLSYHGMPERNLHLGDPYYCFCVKSTRLVVEKLGLSEDEYVMTFQSRFGKAKWLQPYTDATMESLASEGITDIAVICPAFSADCLETLEEIKGENREVFEHAGGKKFRYIECLNDNDDHINMMANLVKPYL